From Haloarcula sp. CBA1127, a single genomic window includes:
- a CDS encoding winged helix-turn-helix domain-containing protein — translation MAEGPDDTVFEDCQFLTGSPQRFAVLAQLRERPARPTDLCDAVDATRTTIQRILAGCSERQWVVKRDGEYRLTVTGQRVLDQYTALMSEVERAQAVGPLAAHLGSIAADLPAELLDPDCLTTSSEQNPLAAIDRFTDWLHEVDGDVRAISPIVTSVFNDVAVDLLETGTHIEFIIDHGVLERSASDFSDELERGVEHENIDTYVHDAPLDIGLALDRSQVCLAAYDDRNNVRAIAESDAKAVYNWAETVFDRYRARSQPLESVPSVQENKQ, via the coding sequence ATGGCGGAGGGTCCAGACGACACCGTTTTCGAGGACTGCCAGTTCCTTACTGGGTCACCACAGCGGTTCGCGGTGCTGGCCCAGCTCCGGGAGCGTCCGGCACGGCCCACCGATCTGTGCGATGCGGTGGACGCGACTCGGACCACAATCCAGCGGATACTCGCGGGCTGCTCCGAGCGCCAGTGGGTCGTCAAACGGGACGGTGAGTACCGGCTCACGGTGACTGGACAGCGGGTGTTAGACCAGTACACGGCACTCATGAGCGAGGTCGAACGAGCTCAGGCGGTCGGTCCGCTGGCCGCCCACCTCGGTTCCATCGCGGCGGATCTCCCGGCGGAGCTGTTAGACCCCGATTGTCTCACGACGAGCTCCGAACAGAACCCGCTGGCCGCGATTGATCGGTTCACAGACTGGTTGCACGAGGTCGACGGCGACGTTCGGGCCATCTCGCCCATCGTTACATCGGTGTTCAACGATGTCGCGGTAGACCTGCTCGAAACGGGGACGCATATCGAATTCATCATCGATCACGGCGTGCTTGAACGGTCCGCGTCCGATTTCTCGGATGAACTAGAGCGAGGCGTCGAACACGAGAACATCGATACGTACGTCCACGATGCTCCACTCGATATCGGCCTCGCACTGGACCGCTCACAGGTCTGTCTGGCGGCCTACGACGACCGGAACAACGTCCGGGCAATAGCCGAATCTGATGCCAAAGCGGTCTATAACTGGGCTGAGACAGTGTTCGACCGATACAGAGCGCGGTCACAGCCGCTTGAATCAGTCCCGTCGGTGCAGGAAAACAAGCAGTAA
- a CDS encoding HTH domain-containing protein, whose product MSPPGREIQYTESDVIEVFKHRSDYAEPLTASEVADRLGCSRRTALNKLHDLESETDITSKKVGGRSRVWWIPVRAD is encoded by the coding sequence ATGTCTCCGCCTGGACGAGAGATCCAGTACACTGAATCGGACGTTATCGAGGTGTTCAAACACCGAAGCGATTACGCGGAGCCACTCACGGCGTCGGAGGTGGCGGACAGACTCGGCTGTTCGCGCCGGACCGCACTGAACAAACTCCACGACCTCGAATCAGAGACAGATATCACGAGCAAGAAAGTCGGGGGCCGGTCGCGGGTGTGGTGGATCCCGGTCCGAGCAGACTGA
- a CDS encoding AAA family ATPase: MVEVFAVASGKGGTGKTTSTVALGMALADRYDVTVVDADTGMANLLFHAGLSDAETTLHDVLADDAPVEAAAYDRFGLTVVPCGTSLDGFRDADPGRLRDVVATLAEDTDIILLDSPPALDSRTAVLPIVLADRIVVVLQPTIPAISDGLKVQEYATTYDTDVAGLLFNKVRESESIEQVSEKTERYFDGPTLAAVPESERAREARRAGRPLLAHAPECEAATAYRAAAESLTVRDGTAADAADRFQSAVIPESL, encoded by the coding sequence ATGGTCGAAGTGTTCGCGGTCGCCAGTGGGAAGGGCGGAACTGGCAAGACGACGAGCACCGTCGCCCTCGGGATGGCGCTTGCCGACCGCTACGACGTGACAGTCGTCGACGCCGACACGGGCATGGCGAACCTCCTCTTTCACGCCGGCCTCTCCGACGCCGAGACGACGCTACACGACGTGCTGGCCGACGACGCGCCCGTCGAGGCGGCCGCGTACGACCGGTTCGGGCTGACCGTCGTCCCCTGTGGAACGAGTTTGGACGGTTTCAGGGACGCCGACCCGGGCCGGCTTCGAGACGTGGTTGCGACGCTTGCAGAAGACACGGATATCATTCTGCTGGACTCGCCACCAGCGTTAGACAGCCGGACCGCAGTCCTGCCAATTGTGCTGGCCGACCGCATCGTCGTTGTCCTCCAGCCGACGATTCCCGCCATCTCGGACGGGCTGAAGGTCCAAGAGTATGCGACGACCTACGACACAGACGTGGCCGGCCTCCTGTTCAACAAGGTCCGCGAGTCCGAATCCATCGAACAAGTCTCAGAGAAGACCGAGCGGTACTTCGACGGGCCGACACTGGCCGCGGTCCCCGAAAGCGAGCGGGCCCGTGAGGCACGGCGTGCCGGCCGACCGCTGCTTGCCCACGCTCCCGAATGCGAGGCGGCGACAGCCTACCGAGCGGCCGCCGAATCGCTCACCGTGCGGGATGGGACGGCCGCCGACGCCGCCGACCGGTTCCAGAGCGCCGTCATCCCCGAGTCATTATGA
- a CDS encoding cobyric acid synthase, whose protein sequence is MANTLLVAGTASHVGKSTVAAGLCRYLADRGVSVAPFKAQNMSNNARATPGGEVGVSQYVQARAAGVAPSTDHNPVLLKPRGDGESQLILDGDAVGHFEARGYYDEHWEDALETARAAHDRLAQSHDVIVAEGAGSIAEINLHDRDLANIETARFADADILLVADIERGGVFASLVGTLELVPDDIRKQVAGAVITKFRGDQSLLDPGIDAFEDRTGVPVLGVLPHDDPGLPEEDSVALPSVGERSVIGDDDGVPEAESVTVAVPRLPRISNFTDLQPLAHEPGVRVAYVPPDDALDDADAVVLPGSKNTVDDLLALTDAGFGDRLRAFDGPVVGLCGGYQMLGDEITNAAIEGTGDADRVEGLGLLPVTTEFSESKTVEHVERTLDGVGPLSGASGTVEGYEIHMGDSKLTGAAARPFDSDGAATGSVLGTYLHDLFVNDTAKNAFVRNTFESAGIALPAASERADDDPYERASGLITDHVDLGPLGLPER, encoded by the coding sequence ATGGCCAACACGCTGCTGGTCGCCGGGACGGCCAGCCACGTCGGCAAGTCGACCGTCGCAGCCGGGCTCTGTCGCTATCTGGCCGACCGTGGTGTCTCGGTCGCGCCGTTCAAAGCCCAAAATATGAGCAACAACGCCCGGGCGACGCCGGGCGGCGAAGTCGGTGTTTCGCAGTACGTCCAGGCCCGTGCGGCCGGCGTCGCGCCGTCGACCGACCACAATCCAGTGCTGCTGAAACCGCGGGGTGACGGCGAATCACAGCTCATTCTGGACGGCGATGCGGTCGGCCACTTCGAGGCGCGAGGCTACTACGACGAGCACTGGGAGGACGCGCTGGAGACCGCTCGCGCGGCCCACGACCGACTCGCGCAGTCCCACGACGTGATTGTCGCCGAGGGCGCGGGTTCCATCGCCGAAATCAATCTCCACGACCGCGACCTGGCAAACATCGAGACGGCGCGCTTTGCCGATGCCGACATCCTGCTCGTCGCGGACATCGAGCGCGGCGGCGTGTTCGCCTCGCTCGTTGGGACGCTGGAACTGGTCCCCGACGACATCCGCAAGCAGGTGGCCGGCGCGGTCATCACGAAGTTCCGTGGCGACCAGTCGCTGCTTGACCCCGGCATCGATGCGTTCGAGGACCGAACCGGCGTTCCCGTCCTCGGCGTGCTTCCACACGACGACCCCGGGCTTCCCGAGGAGGACAGCGTCGCGCTGCCGTCGGTCGGTGAGCGGTCCGTCATCGGCGACGATGACGGCGTGCCCGAAGCAGAGAGCGTTACCGTCGCGGTCCCGCGGCTCCCGCGCATCTCGAACTTTACCGACCTCCAGCCACTCGCCCACGAGCCTGGCGTCAGGGTCGCGTACGTCCCGCCCGACGACGCTCTCGACGACGCCGACGCGGTGGTCTTGCCGGGGAGTAAGAACACTGTCGACGACCTGCTGGCGCTTACCGACGCTGGATTCGGCGACCGTCTCCGGGCGTTCGACGGCCCCGTCGTTGGCCTCTGTGGCGGCTACCAGATGCTCGGTGACGAAATCACGAACGCTGCAATCGAAGGGACCGGCGACGCGGACCGTGTCGAGGGACTGGGCTTGCTCCCGGTGACGACGGAATTCAGCGAATCGAAGACCGTGGAACACGTCGAACGGACCCTCGACGGTGTCGGACCGCTCTCCGGGGCGAGCGGGACCGTCGAGGGCTACGAGATTCACATGGGCGACTCGAAGCTGACGGGTGCGGCGGCCCGCCCCTTCGACAGTGACGGAGCGGCAACTGGCAGCGTTCTGGGGACATACCTCCACGACCTCTTCGTCAACGACACTGCCAAGAATGCCTTCGTGAGAAATACGTTCGAAAGTGCTGGTATTGCCCTCCCAGCGGCAAGCGAGCGAGCCGACGACGACCCCTACGAACGAGCGTCCGGTCTCATCACCGACCACGTCGATCTGGGACCGCTCGGACTGCCCGAGCGGTGA
- a CDS encoding cob(I)yrinic acid a,c-diamide adenosyltransferase, translating into MSDNTAGPTAEPISPSAPEEFGLVQVWWGDGKGKTTAALGMATRAVGHGYRVHLLQFMKGGTSTVEDVRGEYNAIAALPGFSYENAGHYGWHGFLDGSEDDEHEARAKGALDRAQEVVQASADADLSTPQDADGPPEAGVNMLVLDEVLYAANRGLVDPEDVLELIAAKPSDLELVLTGGHERPEFLTDHADLMTEVSKEKHPIDAGQGARKGTEF; encoded by the coding sequence ATGAGTGACAATACGGCCGGACCGACCGCCGAGCCCATCAGTCCGAGCGCGCCCGAAGAGTTCGGGCTGGTACAGGTCTGGTGGGGCGACGGCAAGGGCAAGACGACGGCAGCGCTGGGGATGGCGACCCGCGCCGTCGGCCACGGCTACCGCGTCCACCTCCTGCAGTTCATGAAAGGCGGGACCAGCACCGTCGAAGACGTACGCGGCGAGTACAACGCCATCGCCGCGCTCCCAGGGTTTTCCTACGAGAACGCCGGCCACTACGGCTGGCACGGCTTCCTCGACGGGAGCGAGGACGACGAACACGAGGCTCGTGCGAAAGGCGCGCTCGACCGCGCCCAGGAGGTTGTGCAGGCCAGCGCCGACGCCGACCTTTCGACGCCACAGGACGCCGACGGCCCGCCAGAGGCGGGGGTCAATATGCTCGTCCTCGACGAAGTTCTCTACGCTGCGAACCGCGGCCTCGTCGACCCCGAGGACGTACTTGAACTTATTGCGGCCAAGCCCAGCGACCTCGAACTCGTCCTCACAGGCGGCCACGAGCGGCCGGAGTTCCTGACCGATCACGCGGATCTCATGACGGAGGTCAGCAAGGAGAAACACCCCATCGACGCCGGGCAGGGCGCGCGGAAGGGAACTGAGTTCTGA
- a CDS encoding adenosylcobinamide amidohydrolase gives MFETAVRDGVCQICREGARWLSTSWDGGYRSADAVYNVTVPEGFERTDLDAYRAERLSGTGFAVGPALLTGVHMEHARCARGGPVAVLATAGLSNPAALPMSGEDEAADGGRTVSDQADSPDWRPGTVNLIVGVDRALDEGALATLLATAVEAKAATLLDAAGVPGTTSDAAIVGCVPGATSAQFAGSATEIGGAARVCVRDAIQASLAARYGGDALPTVDGAEYGVITDRDTEFFEP, from the coding sequence ATGTTTGAGACGGCTGTCCGGGACGGTGTCTGCCAGATTTGCCGGGAGGGAGCCCGCTGGCTCTCGACGTCGTGGGACGGCGGCTACCGGAGCGCCGATGCCGTCTACAACGTCACCGTCCCCGAGGGGTTCGAGCGGACCGACCTCGACGCCTACCGCGCCGAGCGGCTGTCAGGGACCGGCTTCGCCGTCGGCCCGGCACTTCTCACTGGCGTTCACATGGAGCACGCTCGCTGTGCCCGGGGTGGCCCGGTAGCAGTGCTGGCGACGGCGGGCCTCTCGAACCCCGCGGCGTTGCCGATGTCGGGAGAGGATGAAGCGGCTGACGGCGGCAGGACAGTATCGGACCAAGCAGACAGCCCTGATTGGCGTCCCGGCACGGTCAATCTCATCGTCGGTGTCGACCGGGCGCTGGACGAGGGCGCGCTGGCGACGCTGCTCGCCACCGCCGTCGAGGCAAAGGCTGCGACGCTGCTGGATGCAGCTGGCGTCCCCGGAACTACCTCGGACGCGGCCATCGTCGGCTGTGTCCCGGGCGCTACGTCCGCTCAGTTCGCCGGCAGTGCCACAGAAATTGGGGGTGCCGCCCGTGTCTGCGTCCGCGACGCCATCCAAGCGAGTCTGGCCGCCCGCTACGGGGGCGACGCCCTGCCGACCGTCGACGGCGCGGAGTACGGCGTCATCACTGACCGGGATACCGAGTTTTTCGAGCCGTGA
- a CDS encoding threonine-phosphate decarboxylase: MDPDSVEGLRASGGEGPGDAIGPDGRVPHGSSDDPDLIDFSANTNPRVPTEAAEAYRAAFEAARSYPADDYPEFREAAASFVDCDPAQVIPTAGGLEAIRLAIQTTVRAGDSVLVPYPSFGEYAREVRLQGGTTEFVPHDELLTADPDSHALAIVCNPNNPTGEAADPAALRAFADDCLDAGTTLLVDEAFLGFTDEQSLAGHEGVIVARSLTKLFGLPGIRMGYAVGTGDAGDRLATARRAWSMSAAAAAVGAHCYGQAAFVAETKARVADERARMRERLSDRFDVSPSDAPFLLLSVSDTDEPVDDLLATAREAGIVLRDARTFRGLDSHIRVAVRAPEENDRLLDALDV; this comes from the coding sequence ATGGACCCTGATTCGGTCGAGGGCTTGCGGGCGAGTGGCGGCGAGGGACCCGGAGACGCCATCGGTCCGGACGGGCGCGTGCCACACGGCAGTAGCGACGACCCAGACCTCATAGATTTCAGCGCGAACACAAACCCCCGCGTTCCGACGGAGGCCGCGGAAGCGTACCGCGCGGCGTTCGAGGCCGCCCGCTCGTATCCGGCGGACGACTACCCCGAGTTCCGCGAGGCCGCGGCGTCCTTTGTCGACTGCGACCCAGCGCAAGTGATACCCACGGCCGGCGGCCTCGAAGCCATACGGCTGGCGATTCAGACGACAGTCCGGGCGGGCGATAGCGTCCTCGTCCCGTATCCGAGCTTCGGCGAGTACGCCCGTGAGGTCCGGCTTCAGGGCGGGACGACGGAGTTCGTCCCGCACGACGAACTGCTGACCGCCGACCCGGACAGTCACGCGCTCGCCATCGTCTGCAACCCGAACAATCCGACCGGAGAAGCCGCCGACCCGGCGGCGCTCCGGGCCTTCGCTGATGACTGTCTCGACGCTGGAACGACGCTACTGGTCGACGAGGCCTTTCTTGGGTTCACCGACGAGCAGTCGCTGGCGGGCCATGAGGGCGTCATCGTCGCACGCTCGCTGACGAAGCTGTTCGGCCTCCCTGGCATCCGGATGGGCTATGCCGTCGGGACCGGCGACGCCGGGGACCGACTCGCCACCGCGCGACGCGCCTGGTCGATGAGCGCCGCCGCAGCCGCAGTCGGCGCACACTGCTACGGGCAAGCTGCGTTCGTCGCGGAGACGAAAGCCCGCGTCGCCGACGAGCGAGCGCGGATGCGCGAACGCCTCAGCGACCGCTTCGACGTGTCCCCCTCCGATGCGCCCTTCCTCCTGCTGTCGGTCAGTGATACCGACGAACCCGTCGACGACCTTCTGGCCACGGCCCGCGAGGCCGGTATCGTGCTCCGGGACGCCCGCACCTTCCGCGGGCTGGACTCGCACATACGCGTCGCCGTCAGAGCTCCCGAAGAAAACGACCGGCTGCTGGACGCGCTGGATGTTTGA
- a CDS encoding NTP transferase domain-containing protein, protein MCGGCGTRLDTEAEKPLFRVGGVPMVDRVVDALEESSVERIIAATSPNAPETKSHLDVSCIETPGEGYVADLDAALNDHRLSRPVLTVAADLPLLDGEIVNRVLDEHSGGSLTVLVPASLKRELGVSDDTTFEDGDKEVAPTGVNVVGDGPDDAWLTQDRRAAVNVNTLADACVAEQWLCR, encoded by the coding sequence ATGTGTGGCGGGTGCGGGACGCGGCTCGACACCGAGGCCGAGAAACCGCTCTTTCGAGTCGGTGGTGTTCCGATGGTCGACCGGGTCGTCGACGCACTCGAAGAGAGTTCCGTCGAGCGAATTATCGCCGCAACGTCGCCGAACGCACCGGAAACAAAGTCACATCTGGATGTTTCCTGCATCGAGACGCCGGGTGAAGGGTACGTCGCGGACCTCGACGCGGCGCTGAACGACCACAGACTCTCCCGGCCGGTTCTGACCGTCGCCGCTGACCTGCCGTTGCTTGACGGCGAGATAGTCAACCGCGTGCTCGACGAACACAGCGGGGGCTCACTAACGGTTCTGGTCCCGGCCTCGCTGAAGCGCGAGCTTGGCGTCAGCGACGACACGACGTTCGAAGACGGCGACAAGGAAGTCGCGCCGACGGGCGTCAACGTCGTCGGCGATGGCCCCGACGACGCCTGGCTCACACAGGACCGACGCGCCGCGGTCAACGTCAACACGCTCGCTGACGCGTGCGTGGCAGAACAGTGGCTGTGCCGATAG
- the cobS gene encoding adenosylcobinamide-GDP ribazoletransferase, translated as MVLTAVRGALGFLSRLPVGHSERAWKAFVGTPVAFPLAGYVVGGLIALPFLAAGLLPAPVVAAAYLGSVVLVTGVNHADGLADLGDAAVVHGDPADRRNVMRDTTIGVGAVLALGTVLLALALAALAVAGLPPLVAVSLVLAAEVGAKLAMATLACVGRPSHEGFGATVIDGNGPRHLVGALAAALPAAVVAVPATAVAVLTGPLLALGLSGWADRRLGGVSGDAFGAANELTRAVALHAGVAAWSLFGGVWSVPLLDWGVLTWTLS; from the coding sequence GTGGTTCTGACTGCGGTCCGGGGGGCGCTCGGGTTCCTCTCACGGCTCCCGGTTGGCCACAGCGAGCGGGCGTGGAAGGCCTTCGTTGGGACGCCGGTGGCGTTCCCGCTGGCTGGCTACGTGGTCGGTGGCCTCATCGCGCTCCCGTTCCTCGCCGCCGGCTTGCTTCCAGCTCCAGTCGTCGCCGCGGCGTATCTCGGGAGCGTCGTGCTCGTCACCGGTGTCAACCATGCCGACGGTCTCGCTGATCTCGGGGACGCCGCCGTCGTCCACGGTGACCCCGCGGATCGCCGCAACGTGATGCGGGACACGACTATCGGCGTCGGGGCCGTCCTCGCGCTGGGAACCGTCCTCCTCGCGCTCGCGCTGGCCGCGCTGGCTGTTGCCGGACTTCCGCCGCTGGTCGCCGTTTCCCTGGTCCTCGCCGCCGAGGTGGGGGCGAAGCTCGCGATGGCAACGCTGGCCTGCGTCGGCCGCCCAAGCCATGAGGGGTTCGGCGCGACGGTCATCGACGGGAACGGCCCACGTCACCTCGTCGGCGCACTCGCCGCCGCGCTCCCGGCCGCCGTGGTCGCTGTTCCAGCGACCGCAGTCGCAGTTCTCACCGGCCCGCTGCTGGCGCTTGGCCTCTCGGGCTGGGCCGACCGTCGACTGGGCGGCGTCAGCGGCGACGCGTTCGGTGCGGCCAACGAACTCACGCGCGCCGTCGCGCTCCACGCCGGCGTCGCCGCGTGGTCGCTGTTCGGTGGCGTCTGGTCGGTACCGCTCCTCGACTGGGGGGTGCTCACGTGGACGCTCTCGTGA
- a CDS encoding CobD/CbiB family cobalamin biosynthesis protein has translation MLSTLAVAVAGGLELTIGEPPTRLHPVAWFGRLVGAVDREWDHPLAVGGLAAALLPFGVAVVVGGAVALAATREPLAAVALAGLALFLTTSLRSLLSTARGVIADTDTDLPAARDGLLALAGRDASALSAGEVRSAAVESASENLADGLVASLAAFVGGGLVATGVGLPALPVAAGAAAWVKAVNTMDSMLGYRSKRIGTPAARLDDAVMWLPARLSALLLALACGSPRSVARARSWLDGVPSPNSGWPMGTAAAAMDVRLEKPGVYVLNPTGHLPDVATAKRSVTRVGVAGVLAYVLAGLGVVVWF, from the coding sequence GTGCTGAGCACGCTAGCAGTGGCCGTCGCCGGGGGACTGGAACTCACAATTGGTGAGCCGCCGACCCGCTTGCATCCGGTTGCGTGGTTCGGACGGCTCGTCGGAGCGGTCGACCGTGAGTGGGACCACCCGCTTGCGGTCGGGGGGCTCGCCGCGGCACTGTTGCCGTTCGGGGTTGCTGTTGTCGTCGGTGGCGCCGTCGCACTCGCCGCCACTCGCGAACCGCTGGCCGCCGTCGCGCTCGCCGGGCTCGCGCTATTCCTGACCACGAGCCTCCGCAGTCTCCTCTCGACCGCACGGGGGGTCATCGCTGACACCGACACCGACCTCCCGGCTGCTCGGGACGGGCTACTCGCACTCGCCGGTCGCGACGCCAGCGCTCTCTCTGCGGGCGAGGTTCGGAGCGCCGCCGTCGAGAGCGCCTCGGAGAACCTCGCCGACGGCCTCGTCGCGTCGCTGGCCGCCTTCGTTGGAGGTGGACTCGTCGCGACGGGGGTCGGCCTGCCAGCGCTTCCCGTCGCTGCCGGTGCAGCGGCGTGGGTCAAGGCCGTCAACACGATGGACTCGATGCTTGGCTACCGCTCGAAACGCATCGGAACGCCTGCGGCGCGGCTCGACGACGCCGTGATGTGGCTCCCGGCTCGGCTGAGCGCGCTCCTGCTTGCCCTCGCCTGTGGGTCGCCGCGGTCGGTGGCCCGTGCTCGGTCCTGGCTGGACGGCGTCCCGTCGCCGAACTCCGGGTGGCCGATGGGGACGGCCGCCGCGGCGATGGACGTTCGACTGGAAAAGCCGGGTGTGTACGTGTTGAACCCCACAGGACACCTCCCTGACGTGGCGACGGCCAAGCGCAGTGTGACGCGAGTCGGTGTCGCTGGGGTGCTGGCGTACGTGCTGGCCGGACTGGGGGTGGTCGTGTGGTTCTGA
- a CDS encoding HAD family hydrolase produces MALSFDLFGTLVTADRPSEPWDAVAAALAARSVQVPEGWEDAYRSAHREYDRGREAPLDEHVRLALASRGIEVTEETATEAVLDAFDSPVTVREGAIGAVDAAAQRGPVAICSNCSVPGLVERTLERAAIEARSDHAFDAVVTSVDCGWRKPHPNIFESTADALDVALADLVHVGDDARTDGGAGRVGAQSILLEDDSLSAIAEQLREDELC; encoded by the coding sequence GTGGCACTCTCGTTCGACCTGTTCGGGACACTCGTCACGGCAGACCGGCCGTCGGAGCCGTGGGACGCCGTTGCGGCGGCGCTTGCGGCCCGGTCGGTTCAGGTTCCTGAGGGCTGGGAGGACGCCTATCGCTCGGCCCATCGTGAGTACGACCGCGGTCGGGAAGCGCCGCTGGACGAGCACGTTCGGCTGGCGCTTGCCAGCCGCGGAATCGAGGTCACCGAGGAGACGGCGACCGAGGCCGTCCTCGACGCGTTCGACAGTCCGGTCACGGTCCGTGAGGGAGCCATCGGCGCGGTAGACGCCGCGGCACAGCGGGGCCCGGTCGCTATCTGCTCGAACTGTAGCGTCCCGGGGCTAGTTGAGCGAACGCTGGAACGAGCAGCTATCGAAGCCCGTAGCGACCACGCCTTCGACGCCGTCGTCACCAGTGTCGACTGCGGCTGGCGGAAACCCCATCCAAATATCTTCGAGTCGACCGCCGACGCACTCGACGTGGCGCTTGCCGACCTCGTCCACGTCGGTGACGACGCCCGGACGGACGGCGGCGCGGGTCGCGTGGGCGCACAATCGATACTGCTTGAGGACGACTCGCTGTCGGCGATAGCCGAACAACTCCGGGAGGACGAACTGTGCTGA
- a CDS encoding translation initiation factor IF-5A, with translation MAREQTEVRELDEGSYVMIEDTPCKINSYSTAKPGKHGSAKARIDAKGVFDGKKRSLSQPVDAKVWVPIVNRKQGQVVSTDGNDAQVMDLDTYDTFTMRVPEDIDLQPDDEIEYLQYEEQRKITRS, from the coding sequence ATGGCAAGAGAGCAGACCGAAGTTCGAGAGCTCGACGAAGGTAGCTACGTCATGATCGAAGACACGCCGTGTAAGATCAACTCCTACAGCACGGCCAAGCCGGGCAAGCACGGCAGCGCCAAGGCCCGAATCGACGCCAAGGGTGTCTTCGACGGGAAGAAGCGCTCGCTGTCCCAGCCCGTCGACGCGAAGGTCTGGGTCCCGATCGTCAACCGGAAGCAGGGCCAGGTCGTCTCGACTGACGGCAACGACGCTCAGGTGATGGACCTCGACACCTACGACACGTTCACGATGCGCGTCCCCGAGGACATCGACCTCCAGCCTGACGACGAGATCGAGTACCTCCAGTACGAAGAGCAGCGCAAGATCACACGCTCGTAA
- the speB gene encoding agmatinase, with amino-acid sequence MLPGAGADRGAADYAIVGAPLDASTSFRPGARFGPDRIRKFGQQFDDYDHRTDQHFTDCSVYDHGDIGPTADVAEYLTYLQGTLSDFSSDRAVPLVVGGEHTVSVAGVRALAPDVFVCLDAHLDLRESYAGDEYSHATVTNHALSVADEAVVLGARTGSEAEWDRASEADVTVVPPEDVADWSPAFDDQRVYLSVDIDAADPGFAPGTGTPEPFGLDPREMHDVVRAVAPQAVGFDVVEVNDRDDGQAATLAAKLLRAFVFAHADQR; translated from the coding sequence ATGCTGCCCGGTGCGGGGGCCGACCGCGGGGCGGCCGACTACGCGATCGTGGGCGCGCCGCTTGACGCATCGACATCGTTTCGCCCCGGCGCACGCTTTGGCCCCGACCGCATCCGCAAATTCGGCCAGCAGTTCGACGACTACGACCACCGCACCGACCAGCACTTCACTGATTGTTCCGTCTACGACCACGGCGACATCGGTCCCACGGCCGACGTTGCCGAGTACCTCACGTATCTTCAGGGTACCCTCTCGGATTTCAGCAGCGACAGGGCTGTCCCGCTCGTCGTCGGCGGCGAACACACTGTCTCGGTCGCTGGCGTGCGCGCGCTCGCTCCGGACGTGTTTGTCTGTCTGGACGCACACCTCGACTTGCGGGAATCCTACGCCGGCGACGAGTACTCTCATGCGACGGTGACCAACCACGCGCTCTCGGTGGCCGACGAAGCGGTCGTACTGGGCGCACGCACTGGCTCGGAAGCCGAATGGGACCGCGCGAGCGAAGCCGACGTGACCGTGGTTCCGCCCGAAGATGTTGCCGACTGGTCGCCCGCGTTCGACGACCAGCGGGTGTACCTCTCTGTGGACATCGACGCCGCCGACCCCGGGTTCGCGCCGGGCACCGGGACGCCGGAGCCGTTTGGTCTCGACCCACGCGAGATGCACGACGTGGTCCGGGCCGTCGCACCCCAGGCCGTCGGTTTCGACGTCGTCGAGGTCAACGACCGCGACGACGGGCAGGCGGCGACGCTGGCCGCGAAACTCCTTCGTGCGTTCGTGTTCGCCCACGCGGACCAGCGCTAA